The following are encoded in a window of Cyprinus carpio isolate SPL01 chromosome A13, ASM1834038v1, whole genome shotgun sequence genomic DNA:
- the esr2b gene encoding estrogen receptor beta-2 encodes MSSSPGPAPASASPALESGKANRGDPSNTFSRLYTSPLDMDNQTVCIPSPYVEACQDYSPLHGGEISHGALTLYSPMSSTVLGYPHPPVSESLVPLSPTIFWPPYTTHTALSLHCPPPMAYSETHAHTAWEDAKTHTLNQSSSVLTHAKLLGQQLDGDDGLNPSPGIVGKGDTHFCAVCHDYASGYHYGVWSCEGCKAFFKRSIQGHNNYICPATNQCTIDKSRRKSCQACRLRKCYEVGMMKCGVRRERCSYRGARHRRNPQIRDSSDGALGVRRRSQHHLEFPLNPTHHFFPSGDRAEGRGLGLSPEQLVNCILEAEPPQIYLREPIKKPYTEASMMMSLTNLADKELVLMISWAKKIPGFVELTLSDQVHLLECCWLDILMLGLMWRSVDHPGKLIFSPDLKLNREEGNCVEGIMEIFDMLLATTSRFRELKLQNEEYVCLKAMILLNSNNCSSLPQTPEDVESRGKVLRLLDSVTDALVWTISRTGLSSQEQSIRLAHLLMLLSHIRHLSNKGIEHLSTMKRKNVVLLYDLLLEMLDANTSQCSRMLAAHTEASLQSDTQQTTEILHTSRQSDQESRHSPQAEETVDKTLHCSLHRADMDTD; translated from the exons ATGAGCTCCTCCCCTGGTCCGGCCCCTGCATCAGCCTCCCCTGCCCTGGAATCTGGCAAGGCCAATCGAGGGGACCCATCTAATACCTTCTCCCGTCTCTACACTTCCCCACTCGACATGGACAACCAGACCGTCTGCATTCCATCTCCGTATGTGGAAGCCTGTCAGGATTATTCACCACTGCATGGGGGAGAGATCAGCCACGGAGCCTTAACGCTCTACAGCCCCATGTCCTCCACAGTGCTGGGGTACCCTCATCCCCCCGTGTCTGAAAGCCTGGTCCCACTCAGTCCGACAATCTTCTGGCCTCCCTACACCACACACACTGCACTGTCTCTGCACTGCCCACCTCCAATGGCCTACAGcgaaacacacgcacacactgccTGGGAGGACGCCAAGACACACACGCTTAACCAGAGCAG TTCTGTCCTTACTCATGCAAAGCTGTTAGGGCAGCAACTGGACGGTGATGATGGCTTGAATCCTTCACCAGGCATTGTGGGTAAAGGAGACACACACTTCTGTGCGGTGTGTCATGACTATGCCTCTGGGTATCACTACGGTGTCTGGTCGTGTGAAGGGTGCAAGGCTTTCTTCAAACGGAGCATTCAAG GACACAATAACTATATTTGTCCAGCTACCAATCAGTGCACCATTGACAAGAGCCGACGCAAGAGCTGCCAGGCCTGTCGACTCCGCAAGTGCTATGAAGTGGGCATGATGAAGTGTG gTGTGAGGCGGGAACGCTGCAGTTACCGTGGTGCTCGTCATCGTCGCAACCCCCAGATCAGAGACAGCTCAGATGGGGCATTAGGGGTCAGACGTCGTTCCCAGCATCATTTAGAATTTCCACTCAATCCCACTCATCACTTCTTCCCTTCAGGGGACAGAGCTGAGGGGCGTGGCCTAGGCCTCTCCCCTGAGCAGTTGGTCAACTGTATTCTGGAGGCGGAGCCTCCTCAGATTTACCTGAGAGAGCCAATAAAGAAGCCGTACACCGAGGCCAGCATGATGATGTCACTAACCAACCTCGCTGACAAGGAACTGGTGCTCATGATCAGCTGGGCGAAGAAGATACCAG GTTTTGTGGAGCTGACTTTGTCAGATCAGGTACATCTGTTGGAATGCTGCTGGCTGGATATTCTTATGTTGGGATTGATGTGGAGATCTGTGGATCATCCCGGGAAACTCATCTTCTCACCTGACCTCAAACTCAACAG GGAGGAAGGGAATTGTGTTGAAGGCATCATGGAGATCTTTGACATGCTGCTGGCCACCACCTCCAGATTCAGAGAACTGAAGCTCCAGAATGAGGAATACGTCTGTCTCAAAGCCATGATCCTTCTCAACTCCA ATAACTGTTCAAGCTTGCCACAGACTCCTGAAGATGTGGAGAGCCGTGGGAAGGTTCTGAGGCTGCTGGACTCTGTGACTGACGCTCTAGTTTGGACCATCTCCAGAACAGGCTTGTCCTCACAGGAGCAGTCCATCCGGCTCGCCCATCTGCTGATGCTGCTTTCACATATTCGACACCTCAG CAACAAAGGCATTGAGCATCTGTCAACCATGAAGAGAAAAAACGTGGTGCTGCTGTATGATCTCCTGCTAGAGATGCTGGATGCCAACACGTCCCAGTGCAGCCGGATGCTGGCAGCTCACACAGAAGCCTCGCTCCAGTCGGACACACAACAGACCACAGAGATCCTCCACACATCCAGACAGAGCGACCAGGAGTCCCGGCACAGTCCACA AGCTGAAGAGACAGTGGATAAGACATTACATTGTAGTCTGCATCGAGCGGACATGGACACAGACTGA